GACAGGAATCTTGGTTCCTATGCCGCCCGAATGGCGGGCCGGGAACTGATCCTGTGGCCGGGGTTCTGCCATGTCCACAACCGTTTCACGGTCGAGGACGTTAAGGCCGCCCGGGAGGATCATCCCGGCGCCCGGCTGATCGTGCACCCCGAATGCCGGCCGGAGGTGACGGAACTGGCCGACGAAGCGGCCTCCACTTCTGGGATGGTCAAGGCGGTCGGCGAACAAAGCGGGACCGGTGAGTGGATAATCGGGACCGAGATGGGCCTGGTGGACCAGTTAAGTCAAAGCCACCCCGGCAAAGGGATATATCCGCTGGCCCGCCATGCTGTCTGCCGGAACATGAAAATGACCACGCTAGCCAAGGTGGCTTGGGCTTTGGAGAATGAGGAAAATGAGATCATCCTGCCGGAGGAAACGGCAGGGAAGGCCAAAGAGGCCTTGGACCGGATGCTGGCGGTTTAAAGTCCAAATGCTCATATCCTGCATTTACATCTTGACTTAAGCCTGTTTTTTTGGTAAACTTATATTCTGTTTAATTTTATCTGGGCCTGTAGCGCAGTTTTGGTAGCGCGCCTGACTGGCAGTCAGGAGGTCAGGGGTTCGATTCCCCTCAGGTCCACCAGTTTTATTAGAACTCCGGGCAGCGAAGCTGCAGGGTTCTCCGCCGGCAGCCGGGTATAGCAGCAATGCGGCGGCGGATGCGCCGGAGGCGCAGATTCCCCTCAGGTCCACCAGTTTTTCCCGGTCCCATAACCACGCTTGTCGGTTTTACAAAAACCGGTCAACAATTCAATTCAACAAGCGTAAGATATTTAAACATCCAGGGCACAAGTATCAACGCTTGTGCTCATCTTTTTATCCGGAGGCGCCAATGCCAAGAATAGTCAAATGGATCTTATGGATTTTGCTGGGTTTTGCCCTGTACATGTCCATAAAAATACTTTTGCCCTATATTCGTTTTGCCGATATCAAGGGAAAGATGGAGGAAGCAGCACTGGTTTCCAACGGCGAATCTGACCTTGGTATTGCCATCAAACTTTCCGAAACCGCCCTGCTGGATAAGCTTCCGATAGCCGGAGATTATTTTTATCAGGTGGTCGGGGAGGACGGTAAAAAGTATTTCTATGAACCGGAGAGCCCGGAACAGCAGAAAGAATATCAGGAATTGGCCAAGCAGTATTTTCTGGAACACATGACCCGCACTCCCCAGGGACTGGCGATAGAGATCAGCTACACGGTGGAGATATACTTTCCGTTCAACATCTATATCCATAGAATAAACTTCGCACACAGGGAGGGCTGAACTCAGCCACCACAGTCTTAAATAACGGCCTTAACCGGCAGGTGCTGGTGCTGAATCAGAACTATGAACCGCTATCGGTCTGTAATGCCCGCCGGGCCCTTCTGATGCTGTACCGCCAGAAAGCAGAAATAGTAGAGCAAAGCGAGCACCTGGTGCGCAGCCTGCATCAGAGATTCACAGTGCCCAGCGTGGTCCGGCTTAACTGTTACATTAAGCGGCCCCGCCAGAACGTCCGTCTGAGCAAACAGAACATCGTCCGCCGCGATAACCGCACCTGCCAGTATTGCGGCACCACCCAGGGCGCAATGACCGCCGATCACGTCATCCCCAAAAGCCAGGGCGGGGAGGACAGCTGGGAGAACCTGGTCTGCGCCTGCGTGTCCTGTAACAACAAAAAGGGCGATCGCAGTTTGGTTCAGGTTAAAATGAACCTGCTGCGCCGGCCTAAAAATCCGCATTACATAACCTTCATCCAATATCATCTGGGGCTGCCGGACCAGCGGTGGCGGCCCTACCTGTTCTTGGGCAACAACCGGTAAATAAAGATTTAAAAAAAATTGACGCTTCGCCTGAATAAAATAATACTGTCAGCCTTGGCCATTATTTTGGGCGGGGCGTTGCTTTTTTCCACCGGAGAGGCGGCCAAAGCAAAAAAAACCAAGGCTTCCAAAACAGCCAAACGGCGGCAGTCGGTGGTTTATATGCCCAAGCCCACCGGAGACATTCAGGATGACCTGGATAAGCTGTTTGACCAGAAGCTGCCCCGGCTGGGCCGGTGGGGCATCGCGGTGATGGACCTGGAAAGCGGCGACATCATTTACCAGCACAATTCCCAAAGCAAGTTCATCCCGGCCTCAAATGCCAAGCTTTTCACCACGGCGGCGGCGCTGGAACAGCTGGGCCCCAACTATTCCTACCAGACCGAGATCTTCGCTCTGGGCGAGATAGATTCCTTTGGGGTGCTGCACGGGGACCTGATCATCAAAGGCTCGGGAGACCCCACCATCAGCGAACTGGCTTTGCTGGAGGAGTGGGCCGACAGCCTGAAATCGCAGGGGATCACGGCGGTGGACGGGGATATTATCGGCGACGAGGGGAATTTTATACCCGAGAAGATAGTTTCCATGGTGCCCCGGGCCACCAACAAGATGGTGAAGTCAAAAAAACGGATGGCCTGGCAGATCTCCGGGCTTTCCTACCGCGACAATCTGGTGGCGGTCACAATTTCCGGGGGGCAGCTGGGCAAGCCGTTAAGGGTCTCCACCGACCCCCCCATGACCATCAAGATAAAAAACCTCAGCCGCACCATCAAGGGGAGCAGCAGCACCGCCACCCGCAAGGTCAAGGACAAGAGCGGCAAAATGGTCACCAAGTCCCGCAAGGTCTACAATGTGGGCAAGGCCTATGCCAGCTTCGACGGCGAGGCGCTGAAGATAACCGGGACCCTGGCCCAGGGTTCCAGCAAAAGATTTTTGTTCACGGCCAAGGATCCCCAGGGCCATTTTGCCAGGGTGTTTGCTGCGGTGCTGCAGGACAAGGGCGTCACGGTCTCGGGCCAGGGTCTGGCCCTGACCGACAAGCCCATAGCCTTGAAACAGCAGGCCGAACTGATCTACGCCAATTATTCCCCCCCGCTTTCCGAGATCATCAAGATCATCAATAAGAACAGCCACAATCTTTATGCCGAGGCCCTTCTCAACACCATAGGCTCCGAGATGGGGGGCGAAGGCAGCCGCCAGCAGGGTTCGCTCTCCGAGCGGGTGATCACCGCGCAGATGGGACTGGGAACCATCGATCTTTACGACGGCTGCGGCCTTTCCCGGCTGAATACGGTCTCCCCCCAGCAGGTGGTGAGTTTGCTGAAGTTCATGTCAAATCAGCCTTACTGGGAGGATTTTTATAATTCCCTGGCCATCGGAGGAATAGACGGAACCCTGACCAGCCGGCTTTCCGGGCCCAAGGTCTCGGGCCGGGTCTACGCCAAGACAGGATCGATCGGCGGGGTTTCGGCCCTGTCCGGTTACCTGACCGCCAAGAACGGAAAGATGTTCGCCTTCTCCATCATGGTCAATAATATCTACCGGGCCAAGCTGGCCCG
The DNA window shown above is from bacterium and carries:
- a CDS encoding HNH endonuclease — translated: MLNQNYEPLSVCNARRALLMLYRQKAEIVEQSEHLVRSLHQRFTVPSVVRLNCYIKRPRQNVRLSKQNIVRRDNRTCQYCGTTQGAMTADHVIPKSQGGEDSWENLVCACVSCNNKKGDRSLVQVKMNLLRRPKNPHYITFIQYHLGLPDQRWRPYLFLGNNR
- the dacB gene encoding D-alanyl-D-alanine carboxypeptidase/D-alanyl-D-alanine-endopeptidase, coding for MTLRLNKIILSALAIILGGALLFSTGEAAKAKKTKASKTAKRRQSVVYMPKPTGDIQDDLDKLFDQKLPRLGRWGIAVMDLESGDIIYQHNSQSKFIPASNAKLFTTAAALEQLGPNYSYQTEIFALGEIDSFGVLHGDLIIKGSGDPTISELALLEEWADSLKSQGITAVDGDIIGDEGNFIPEKIVSMVPRATNKMVKSKKRMAWQISGLSYRDNLVAVTISGGQLGKPLRVSTDPPMTIKIKNLSRTIKGSSSTATRKVKDKSGKMVTKSRKVYNVGKAYASFDGEALKITGTLAQGSSKRFLFTAKDPQGHFARVFAAVLQDKGVTVSGQGLALTDKPIALKQQAELIYANYSPPLSEIIKIINKNSHNLYAEALLNTIGSEMGGEGSRQQGSLSERVITAQMGLGTIDLYDGCGLSRLNTVSPQQVVSLLKFMSNQPYWEDFYNSLAIGGIDGTLTSRLSGPKVSGRVYAKTGSIGGVSALSGYLTAKNGKMFAFSIMVNNIYRAKLARRIEDYICQMLVEYLG